One Myxococcus stipitatus DNA segment encodes these proteins:
- a CDS encoding ABC transporter ATP-binding protein, which produces MSGIQVQGLGKRFGDRVAVEALDFHVRPGEVFGLLGPNGAGKTTTVRMLTGLLRPSEGAATVWGHRVDRDGESLRKVVGLLTEQPGLYDRLTAKENLRFFMKLHELDESLAWPRVLHYLKRFGLDGREAEPIGGFSKGMRQKLAIVRTLVHDPRVIFLDEPTSGLDPESARTVRDAVAELASEGRTIVLCSHNLAEVERLCERVAVVKRRLLLMGPVRELRRTGQALDVRVEGEAERFRDALALLPFATNVLAEGRSLRVMLADEAHAPDVVACLVGAGARVHSAVPAQRPLEEVYLDLLREGRG; this is translated from the coding sequence TTGAGCGGCATCCAGGTCCAGGGGTTGGGCAAGCGCTTCGGCGACCGCGTCGCCGTGGAGGCGCTCGACTTCCACGTGCGGCCCGGTGAGGTGTTCGGGCTGCTGGGGCCCAACGGCGCCGGGAAGACGACGACGGTGCGCATGCTCACCGGCCTGCTGCGCCCCAGCGAGGGCGCGGCGACGGTGTGGGGCCACCGCGTGGACCGCGACGGCGAGTCGCTGCGCAAGGTGGTGGGGCTGCTCACCGAACAGCCCGGCCTCTACGACCGGCTCACGGCGAAGGAGAACCTGCGCTTCTTCATGAAGCTGCACGAGCTGGACGAGTCCCTCGCCTGGCCTCGCGTGCTGCACTACTTGAAGCGCTTCGGCCTGGACGGGCGCGAGGCGGAGCCCATCGGAGGCTTCTCCAAGGGCATGCGCCAGAAGCTGGCCATCGTCCGCACGCTGGTGCACGACCCGCGCGTCATCTTCCTCGACGAGCCGACCAGCGGGCTGGACCCGGAGTCCGCGCGCACCGTGCGGGACGCGGTGGCGGAGCTCGCCTCCGAGGGGCGCACCATCGTCCTGTGCTCGCACAACCTCGCGGAGGTGGAGCGGCTGTGCGAGCGCGTCGCGGTGGTGAAGCGGAGGCTGCTCCTCATGGGGCCCGTGCGCGAGCTGCGGCGCACCGGGCAGGCGCTGGACGTGCGCGTGGAGGGCGAGGCGGAGCGCTTCCGCGACGCGCTGGCCCTGCTGCCCTTCGCCACCAACGTGCTGGCGGAGGGCCGGAGCCTGCGCGTCATGCTGGCGGACGAGGCGCACGCGCCCGACGTGGTGGCGTGCCTGGTGGGCGCCGGGGCGCGCGTGCACAGCGCCGTGCCCGCGCAGCGCCCGCTCGAAGAGGTGTACC
- a CDS encoding RNA ligase (ATP) has product MERKLVSIQHIDHVEPIPGADNIQKARVMGWDVVVSKGDFAPGDACVFFEIDSQLPEGAPWAEFLRPRGFRVKTARLRGVLSQGLALPTSILDGDTPPVGTDVRERLGVVKFEPTPSDARDVAGPFPGAVPKTDEIRLQSMLGVLEELRGHDFFVTTKLDGSSATYFRPLEGPLVACSRNWALKPGPNPVWRMVERYALDTVLPPGFAIQGELCGPGIQKNRLGLGETDLFVFSVHDTRTGRFLDHADFIAFCARHGLRTVPVEHVVTGEAARAFPHTLARYLELAQGVYAGTRSRKEGIVIRPLVERHSPTLGGRLSFKVINNDFLLKDED; this is encoded by the coding sequence ATGGAGAGAAAGCTCGTCTCGATCCAGCACATCGACCACGTGGAGCCCATCCCCGGAGCCGACAACATCCAGAAGGCGCGGGTGATGGGCTGGGACGTGGTGGTGTCGAAGGGCGACTTCGCGCCCGGCGACGCGTGCGTCTTCTTCGAGATCGACAGCCAGCTGCCGGAGGGCGCGCCGTGGGCGGAGTTCCTCCGGCCCCGGGGCTTCCGCGTGAAGACGGCGAGGCTGAGGGGCGTATTGTCCCAGGGGCTCGCGCTGCCGACGTCCATCCTCGACGGCGACACGCCGCCGGTGGGCACGGACGTGCGGGAGCGGCTGGGCGTGGTGAAGTTCGAGCCGACGCCCTCCGACGCGCGCGACGTGGCCGGGCCGTTCCCCGGAGCGGTGCCGAAGACGGACGAAATCCGGTTGCAGTCGATGCTCGGCGTCCTCGAGGAGCTGCGGGGCCACGACTTCTTCGTGACGACGAAGCTCGATGGGAGCTCCGCGACGTACTTCCGGCCGCTGGAGGGGCCGCTCGTCGCGTGCTCGCGCAACTGGGCGCTGAAGCCGGGGCCGAACCCGGTGTGGCGGATGGTGGAGCGCTACGCGCTGGACACGGTGCTGCCCCCGGGCTTCGCCATCCAGGGGGAGCTGTGCGGCCCGGGCATCCAGAAGAACCGGCTGGGGCTCGGGGAGACGGACCTGTTCGTGTTCAGCGTCCACGACACGCGCACCGGCCGCTTCCTGGACCACGCGGACTTCATCGCGTTCTGCGCGCGGCACGGGCTGCGCACGGTGCCGGTGGAGCACGTCGTCACGGGGGAGGCGGCGCGCGCGTTCCCCCACACGCTGGCGCGCTACCTGGAGCTCGCCCAGGGCGTCTACGCGGGGACGCGGAGCCGCAAGGAGGGCATCGTCATCCGCCCGCTCGTCGAGCGGCACTCGCCCACCCTGGGCGGCAGGCTGTCGTTCAAGGTCATCAACAACGACTTCCTGCTGAAGGACGAGGACTGA
- a CDS encoding ArnT family glycosyltransferase, whose amino-acid sequence MASDGEQQQREETFTEAILGKETLSSRWAQRWLALPLTLRVVLSTAGFAALVFLPYLGAVGLWDCWETHYGEVARMMIVRRDYVFPYWENAWFFSKPPLTMWMQALGMQVVGAVRESGAMGLYTEWGMRVPFALLSITAVALLSLAVSRVVSLRAGLATGFILVTMPLYFLLTRQTVTDTPFVTTLICAMSCALIGQLDEKTKHRSAWWYGFYVFAGLGALAKGILGVGLPAVILLLYAILCVIPWDGASLDAHLRWLVDGGFRKDVREGRQPMPVLWGQMYRMRLGSGILVFFAVAAPWYVVLSLFKGLDDENKLFWYRFFVHDHLNRLTAGVFTTTPGGTFIYFIEQGGFAIFPWVALLPGAFAVVSRLKLRSKSNADHLAAIAALWVAFSFVLLASSATKFHHYVFPVLPGLAILLALFADRLWEDGISEHGVSLIFGLVLFILVGKDLSENPKHFTDLFVFNYERPYPQELVTKPISFFATRPLWAGDLVTLVLLGFGVYLSFEAFSPRTKDKEKATPGSRVVALLMVLGGLATLGAVASGGKVSASALVGVAVGATGAFAGWQSLRADKDSRSSLQVMAAALVLVGVALAVRGLRHPAGEDSLLRSLSQDINVKGALGFVFSVAGVMAVVAALMRARVMLFSTFWVLAAGFALWFNWNHWVDLSHHWTQRDLFWRYYAQRKEGEPIVAFLMNWRGETFYSQNTVEQYRSGDYNAKMRSLANRPGREWVLVEHNRLGVLRSAVGADKVVTPVDKDINNKFVLVTVD is encoded by the coding sequence GTGGCGAGCGACGGCGAACAGCAGCAGCGCGAAGAGACCTTCACGGAGGCCATTCTCGGGAAGGAGACGTTGTCGTCGCGGTGGGCGCAGCGCTGGCTGGCACTGCCCCTCACCCTGAGGGTGGTGCTCTCCACGGCGGGGTTCGCGGCCCTGGTCTTCCTGCCCTACCTGGGCGCGGTCGGCCTGTGGGACTGCTGGGAGACGCACTACGGCGAAGTGGCGCGGATGATGATCGTCCGCCGCGACTACGTGTTCCCCTACTGGGAGAACGCGTGGTTCTTCTCCAAACCGCCGCTCACCATGTGGATGCAGGCGCTGGGCATGCAGGTGGTGGGCGCGGTGCGCGAGTCCGGCGCCATGGGCCTGTACACCGAGTGGGGCATGCGCGTCCCCTTCGCGCTCCTGAGCATCACCGCCGTGGCGCTCCTGTCGCTGGCGGTGTCGCGCGTGGTGAGCCTGCGCGCGGGCCTGGCCACGGGCTTCATCCTGGTCACCATGCCGCTGTACTTCCTGCTCACGCGGCAGACGGTGACGGACACGCCGTTCGTCACGACGCTCATCTGCGCCATGTCGTGCGCGCTCATCGGTCAGCTCGACGAGAAGACGAAGCACCGCTCGGCGTGGTGGTACGGCTTCTACGTCTTCGCGGGCCTGGGCGCCCTGGCCAAGGGCATCCTGGGCGTGGGCCTGCCGGCGGTCATCCTGCTCCTCTACGCCATCCTCTGCGTCATCCCCTGGGACGGCGCGAGCCTCGACGCGCACCTGCGCTGGCTGGTGGACGGGGGCTTCCGCAAGGACGTGCGCGAGGGCCGTCAGCCCATGCCGGTGCTCTGGGGGCAGATGTACCGGATGCGCCTGGGCTCGGGCATCCTCGTCTTCTTCGCGGTGGCGGCGCCCTGGTACGTGGTGCTGTCGCTCTTCAAGGGCCTGGACGACGAGAACAAGCTGTTCTGGTACCGCTTCTTCGTCCACGACCACTTGAACCGCCTCACCGCGGGCGTCTTCACGACCACGCCGGGCGGCACGTTCATCTACTTCATCGAGCAGGGCGGCTTCGCCATCTTCCCCTGGGTGGCGCTGCTGCCGGGCGCCTTCGCCGTGGTGTCGCGGCTGAAGCTGCGCTCGAAGAGCAACGCGGACCACCTGGCCGCCATCGCCGCGCTGTGGGTGGCCTTCTCCTTCGTGCTGCTGGCCTCCAGCGCCACCAAGTTCCACCACTACGTCTTCCCGGTGCTGCCCGGCCTGGCCATCCTGCTGGCCCTGTTCGCCGACAGGCTGTGGGAGGACGGCATCTCCGAGCACGGGGTGAGCCTCATCTTCGGCCTCGTCCTCTTCATCCTCGTGGGCAAGGACCTGTCGGAGAACCCGAAGCACTTCACCGACCTGTTCGTCTTCAACTATGAGCGCCCCTATCCGCAGGAACTGGTGACGAAGCCCATCTCGTTCTTCGCCACGCGCCCGCTGTGGGCCGGGGACCTGGTCACCCTGGTGCTGCTGGGCTTCGGCGTCTATCTCTCCTTCGAGGCCTTCTCCCCGCGGACGAAGGACAAGGAGAAGGCGACGCCGGGCTCTCGCGTGGTGGCGCTGTTGATGGTGCTGGGCGGTCTGGCGACGCTGGGGGCGGTGGCCTCGGGCGGGAAGGTGTCCGCGTCGGCCCTCGTGGGCGTGGCGGTGGGCGCGACCGGAGCGTTCGCCGGCTGGCAGTCGCTGCGCGCGGACAAGGACTCCCGCTCTTCGCTCCAGGTCATGGCCGCCGCGCTGGTCCTGGTGGGCGTGGCCCTGGCGGTGCGTGGCTTGCGTCATCCCGCGGGCGAGGACTCGCTGCTGCGCTCGCTGTCCCAGGACATCAACGTCAAGGGCGCGCTGGGCTTCGTCTTCTCCGTCGCGGGCGTCATGGCCGTGGTGGCGGCGCTGATGCGCGCCCGGGTGATGCTCTTCAGCACCTTCTGGGTGCTGGCCGCGGGCTTCGCGCTCTGGTTCAACTGGAACCACTGGGTGGACCTGTCCCACCACTGGACGCAGCGCGACCTGTTCTGGCGCTACTACGCCCAGCGCAAGGAGGGGGAGCCCATCGTCGCGTTCCTGATGAACTGGCGCGGCGAGACGTTCTACTCGCAGAACACCGTGGAGCAGTACCGCAGCGGTGACTACAACGCGAAGATGCGCTCGCTGGCCAACCGCCCCGGCCGCGAGTGGGTGCTGGTGGAGCACAACCGCCTGGGCGTGCTGCGCAGCGCGGTGGGCGCCGACAAGGTCGTCACCCCCGTGGACAAGGACATCAACAACAAGTTCGTCCTGGTGACCGTCGATTGA